The Lachnospiraceae bacterium genome has a window encoding:
- a CDS encoding polysaccharide deacetylase gives MSRIQDEREQHAEEIQQIQEELQAVKTEKVLLEQLLMQKETEMDQLVTGVVSEHGVQDYRAYLTFDDGPCENTLKVMNILDEYDIKATFFVNGVESELAEEVYRRIVEDGHVLANHTYSHVYKSLYESWDNFYEEIKKLENCVRSQTGYEVEPIVRFPGGSNCGKEAVMREIKGRLDELGYRYFDWNVSGEDAIYSHVPAQDIYRNVVKYVEGKNIAVILLHTTNKTDETVQVLPKIIDYLKQEGYSFHTLDEEDAPTYVVFDQNYK, from the coding sequence TTGTCCCGGATACAGGATGAAAGGGAGCAGCATGCAGAGGAAATACAGCAGATACAGGAGGAGCTACAGGCGGTAAAGACAGAAAAGGTATTATTAGAACAGCTTTTAATGCAAAAAGAAACGGAAATGGATCAGCTGGTAACCGGTGTGGTCAGTGAACATGGCGTACAGGATTATAGAGCCTATCTGACTTTTGATGATGGTCCTTGCGAAAACACATTAAAAGTAATGAATATTCTAGATGAATATGATATTAAGGCTACCTTTTTTGTAAATGGAGTAGAATCAGAATTAGCGGAAGAAGTGTATCGCAGAATTGTAGAGGATGGACATGTTCTGGCCAATCACACCTATTCCCATGTGTATAAAAGCTTGTATGAATCTTGGGATAATTTCTATGAGGAAATTAAAAAGCTGGAAAACTGTGTGCGCAGTCAGACCGGATATGAGGTTGAACCAATTGTTCGCTTTCCGGGAGGTTCTAATTGTGGCAAAGAGGCTGTCATGAGAGAAATCAAGGGACGGCTGGATGAACTTGGATACCGATATTTTGATTGGAATGTATCAGGAGAGGATGCCATATATTCTCATGTTCCCGCTCAGGATATATACAGAAATGTAGTTAAATATGTAGAGGGGAAAAATATCGCAGTGATTCTGCTGCATACGACGAATAAAACAGATGAAACAGTACAGGTTCTGCCGAAGATTATTGATTATCTGAAGCAGGAAGGGTATTCCTTTCATACGCTGGATGAAGAGGATGCACCTACCTATGTGGTGTTTGATCAGAATTATAAATAG
- a CDS encoding NCS2 family permease, which produces MKDFFKLKENKTDVKTEVLAGLTTFMTMAYILAVNPSILGATGMPTGELFTATAIAAIVGTTAMALLANLPFALAPGMGLNAYMAFTVVLGYGYSWQLALFAVFLEGLLFILLSVVNVREAILNAIPKNLKYGISAGIGLFIAFVGLQNAGVVVQNSSTGVTLGEMTAAGPCLAVVGVLIIAVLHHRKVKGSLLIGILATWILGIAAELIGWYQVDSLLPSGIVSLPDWIGTIGGACFNMEAVQGGLAGGDFILNLIVVMLSFMFVDIFDTVGTLIGVASKADMLDENGQVPKAKQALLSDAIATSVGAVCGTSTTTTFVESAAGVAQGGRTGLTSLTVAGLFVLALFFSPIFLAIPSFATAPALIFVGFLMIESLFKVDYQDAPEAIPAFLATIMMPFAYSISEGIAFGIVSYVLINVCCGRRKNVSIIMWVLAILFLAYYIFVK; this is translated from the coding sequence ATGAAAGACTTCTTTAAGTTAAAGGAGAACAAAACAGATGTTAAGACCGAGGTCTTGGCAGGATTAACAACCTTTATGACGATGGCTTATATTTTGGCTGTTAACCCGAGTATTTTAGGAGCAACAGGCATGCCTACAGGCGAACTGTTTACCGCTACGGCGATTGCTGCGATTGTCGGAACGACAGCGATGGCCCTGCTGGCGAACCTTCCTTTTGCGCTGGCGCCCGGCATGGGGCTCAATGCCTATATGGCATTTACAGTTGTGCTTGGATATGGCTATTCCTGGCAGCTGGCATTATTTGCTGTATTTCTCGAGGGACTTTTGTTCATTCTGCTCAGCGTTGTCAATGTGCGTGAGGCTATCTTGAATGCCATTCCTAAAAATCTGAAATATGGTATTTCCGCAGGCATTGGCCTGTTCATTGCTTTTGTAGGATTACAAAATGCAGGAGTTGTTGTGCAGAACAGCTCTACAGGCGTTACGCTTGGCGAGATGACGGCTGCAGGCCCCTGTTTAGCAGTGGTAGGCGTTTTGATCATCGCTGTGCTGCATCATAGAAAAGTAAAGGGTTCTTTGCTAATTGGCATTTTAGCCACATGGATACTGGGAATTGCTGCAGAGCTGATTGGCTGGTATCAGGTGGATTCTCTGCTTCCAAGCGGGATTGTTTCACTGCCTGACTGGATCGGAACCATTGGAGGCGCTTGCTTTAATATGGAGGCTGTGCAGGGCGGACTTGCAGGAGGAGATTTCATTCTCAATCTGATCGTCGTGATGCTTTCCTTTATGTTTGTAGATATTTTTGATACGGTCGGCACGCTTATTGGCGTGGCTAGTAAGGCAGATATGCTGGATGAGAACGGGCAGGTGCCCAAGGCAAAGCAGGCGCTGCTTTCTGATGCAATTGCTACTTCTGTAGGCGCTGTATGCGGTACCTCTACCACGACAACGTTTGTAGAAAGTGCAGCAGGCGTAGCACAGGGAGGCCGGACGGGCTTAACCTCCTTAACGGTAGCAGGACTGTTTGTTTTGGCATTATTCTTCTCTCCGATCTTCTTGGCCATTCCCTCTTTTGCAACGGCTCCGGCTTTGATCTTTGTAGGCTTTTTAATGATTGAGTCGTTGTTTAAAGTAGACTATCAGGATGCACCGGAGGCCATTCCGGCTTTCTTGGCAACGATTATGATGCCGTTTGCTTATAGTATCTCTGAAGGAATCGCATTTGGCATCGTGTCCTATGTGCTGATCAATGTCTGCTGTGGCCGCAGAAAAAATGTCAGCATTATTATGTGGGTTTTGGCAATTCTATTTTTAGCCTACTATATCTTTGTTAAATAA
- the trxB gene encoding thioredoxin-disulfide reductase gives MDVYDCIIIGGGPAGMAAQIYAGRAEIKTLRIEKGFPGGQVLNTYEVDNYPGLPMLDGMSLAGKMAEHSQKYGVQEVMDEVLRIEDADQAVKKVVTSNQTYETRTIVVATGCRHRVLGAPGEKELSGHGVSYCATCDGGFFRQKDVLVVGGGDVAVEDAIYLTHMCRKVYLAHRRDKLRAAGILARSARENDKLEILWNTEVEEIKGSLAVEGVVLKNNQTEELTELAVDGVFIAVGMDPNTELLQDIAEMQHGFVVCDEYMQTSAAGIFAAGDLRVKPLRQIVTAVSDGAVAITGVSKYLAEQGSL, from the coding sequence ATGGACGTATATGATTGTATTATTATTGGAGGCGGCCCGGCAGGGATGGCCGCACAGATCTATGCAGGCAGGGCTGAGATCAAAACGCTGCGGATCGAAAAAGGGTTTCCGGGTGGACAGGTGCTGAATACGTATGAGGTGGATAATTATCCTGGGCTGCCGATGCTGGATGGGATGAGCTTAGCAGGCAAGATGGCGGAGCATAGTCAAAAGTATGGTGTTCAGGAAGTGATGGATGAGGTGCTTCGAATTGAGGATGCTGACCAAGCAGTGAAAAAAGTGGTCACATCCAATCAGACATATGAAACGCGGACAATTGTGGTGGCGACAGGCTGCCGGCATAGAGTATTAGGCGCACCAGGAGAGAAGGAGCTTTCGGGACATGGCGTTAGCTACTGCGCGACCTGTGACGGAGGATTTTTCAGACAAAAGGATGTACTGGTAGTGGGAGGCGGAGATGTGGCAGTGGAGGATGCAATTTATCTGACACATATGTGCCGAAAGGTATATTTAGCGCATAGGAGAGATAAGCTGCGGGCTGCTGGCATTTTGGCACGCAGCGCGAGGGAAAACGACAAGCTGGAGATTCTTTGGAATACTGAGGTGGAAGAAATCAAGGGCTCACTGGCAGTGGAGGGCGTTGTGCTAAAGAATAATCAGACAGAGGAGCTCACCGAGCTTGCAGTAGATGGCGTATTTATCGCTGTAGGAATGGATCCTAATACAGAGCTTTTGCAGGATATTGCAGAAATGCAGCATGGATTTGTAGTTTGTGACGAGTATATGCAAACCAGTGCGGCAGGTATTTTTGCGGCAGGAGATTTAAGGGTGAAACCGCTGCGGCAGATTGTGACGGCGGTTTCAGATGGTGCTGTTGCCATTACAGGGGTCAGTAAATATTTAGCAGAGCAGGGAAGCTTGTAA
- a CDS encoding aminopeptidase, with translation MFNYEDFYKLYNCRSEARYQELREKLASMVKQMTATKERGFREKMFWYAKAQGEYLLLLTKFEEKWTKEYRDTALLADMKQDQELIFGELSSSQYGKSYLNPKYMASFIGKELGPVLAAVAKMFKDAVQDAYCHRRFLLADRIEFYFELYKKITHGQVRAEQIVDLIKQYRLAHAGIEAELDFHKQYNVSDAALTDLLDSEDLSQPYYLYQLGMPVGEQEESLQRFFAALPQEKIDRMAKTMIEGFKKGFIRNNKDMRKKSAVAIDCPIGMERLVKRVMDLCRTELSMEPFVANMFSNQINRQYEYDHRYDYGLYLNEAYCEKQKEAMQKVLQENAGLLHGFGGIIELEGFGEAFFVPEFCEEALDLTEEQSKLVEEMQQYYEQEKYRIGRLHESSYTMMALPVPAISEHFAEIFNEMVQINTMEEEHIAKAQQALIQALGRGSEVHVTGREGNETDIRIALQPLSSPKKQTNFMNCLADVNLPAGEVFTSPQLKGTNGLLHLDAVEINGLRYENLQLLFENGCVKEYSCTNFEDAELGKAYVYENLLDMQEGLPMGEFAIGTNTWAYCTAQKFDILQKLPTLILEKTGPHFAIGDTCFAYEEEIPVFNPLDHKEVVAKDNERSILRRSEPEKAYTQKHTDLTLPYDRIGRISVVKEDGSELDLIRGGRFVLIGTDMLNVPIMAMQNELGGEFYGRI, from the coding sequence ATGTTTAATTACGAAGACTTTTATAAATTATATAATTGCCGAAGCGAAGCGCGGTATCAGGAATTAAGAGAAAAGCTTGCTTCTATGGTAAAGCAGATGACGGCAACGAAGGAGCGGGGCTTTAGGGAGAAAATGTTTTGGTATGCAAAAGCACAGGGAGAATACCTGCTTCTTCTGACCAAGTTTGAGGAAAAATGGACAAAGGAATACAGGGACACTGCTTTGCTAGCGGATATGAAGCAGGATCAGGAGCTTATATTTGGCGAGCTATCCAGCTCTCAGTATGGTAAGAGCTATCTGAATCCAAAGTATATGGCTTCGTTTATAGGCAAAGAACTGGGGCCTGTTTTGGCAGCTGTGGCAAAGATGTTTAAGGATGCAGTACAGGATGCCTATTGTCATCGCCGATTTTTACTGGCCGATCGAATTGAATTTTATTTTGAATTATATAAAAAGATTACCCATGGTCAGGTGCGGGCAGAGCAGATTGTAGATCTGATTAAGCAATACAGGTTAGCGCATGCCGGCATAGAAGCAGAGCTTGATTTTCATAAACAGTATAATGTATCGGATGCAGCGCTGACAGATCTTCTAGATAGCGAGGATTTATCCCAGCCGTACTACCTGTATCAGCTTGGAATGCCGGTTGGTGAACAGGAAGAAAGCCTGCAGCGTTTTTTTGCGGCGCTGCCGCAGGAAAAGATTGACCGTATGGCCAAGACGATGATAGAAGGGTTTAAAAAAGGATTTATTCGTAATAATAAAGATATGCGTAAAAAAAGCGCAGTCGCCATTGATTGTCCGATTGGTATGGAACGGCTGGTCAAGAGGGTGATGGATCTGTGCCGGACGGAGCTTTCTATGGAGCCGTTTGTTGCTAATATGTTCAGCAACCAGATCAATCGTCAATATGAGTATGACCATCGCTATGATTATGGTTTGTATTTGAATGAAGCTTATTGTGAAAAACAAAAGGAAGCGATGCAGAAGGTATTGCAGGAAAATGCAGGTCTGCTGCATGGATTTGGCGGCATCATAGAGCTGGAGGGATTTGGTGAAGCGTTTTTTGTTCCTGAATTTTGTGAAGAAGCGCTGGATCTGACGGAGGAACAGAGTAAGCTGGTAGAGGAAATGCAGCAGTATTATGAGCAGGAGAAATACCGTATTGGCCGTTTGCATGAGAGCAGCTATACGATGATGGCGCTTCCGGTTCCGGCAATCAGCGAGCATTTTGCAGAAATTTTCAATGAGATGGTGCAGATTAATACAATGGAGGAGGAGCATATTGCGAAGGCACAGCAGGCTCTGATCCAGGCGCTGGGGCGTGGCAGCGAGGTGCATGTGACAGGGCGTGAAGGCAATGAGACGGATATCAGGATTGCCCTGCAGCCGCTTAGTAGCCCTAAAAAGCAGACGAATTTTATGAATTGTCTGGCTGATGTGAATCTGCCGGCTGGAGAAGTGTTTACGTCTCCGCAGCTGAAGGGGACTAATGGGCTTTTGCATCTGGATGCAGTTGAAATCAATGGGCTGCGGTATGAGAATTTGCAGCTGCTTTTTGAAAATGGGTGTGTGAAAGAGTATTCCTGTACTAATTTTGAGGATGCAGAGCTTGGAAAAGCCTATGTGTATGAGAATTTACTGGATATGCAGGAAGGGCTGCCGATGGGAGAATTTGCGATCGGAACGAATACGTGGGCCTATTGTACAGCGCAGAAATTTGATATTTTACAGAAGCTTCCCACTTTGATTCTGGAAAAAACAGGGCCCCATTTTGCAATTGGCGATACATGCTTTGCGTATGAAGAGGAGATCCCTGTTTTTAATCCGCTGGATCATAAAGAGGTGGTTGCAAAGGATAATGAACGATCTATTCTGCGCAGATCAGAGCCGGAAAAGGCGTATACACAAAAGCATACGGATTTAACACTGCCGTATGACCGAATTGGGCGTATTAGTGTTGTTAAAGAAGATGGTTCTGAACTGGATCTGATCAGGGGAGGCCGTTTTGTGCTGATTGGAACGGATATGCTGAATGTGCCGATTATGGCCATGCAGAATGAACTGGGAGGAGAATTTTATGGACGTATATGA
- the hflB gene encoding ATP-dependent zinc metalloprotease FtsH — translation MMVGINRLVRAGTNKEVLYSEFKQMVKEKRVENVKMNTSSGQLQFYLKEDAVLTYYTIPTESMSAITEFIEENGIAVYSGLTQTGNGALMLVLQYVVPILLFIVVWRFLSKGITRSMGDSMSFGKNNAKIYAENETGTLFSDVAGEEEAKESLVEIVDLLHHPDKYKEIGAKMPKGALLVGPPGTGKTLLAKAVAGEAHVPFFSISGSEFVQMFVGMGAARVRDLFKQAQEKAPCIIFIDEIDAIGKKRDSGFSGNDEREQTLNQLLTEMDGLDSSKGVVILGATNRPEILDPALLRPGRFDRTIPVETPDLIGRKQILNVHAKKVKVSENVDLEAIAKVTPGASGADLANMINEGALLAVRKGRRHIEQSDLEEALEIVLAGKIKRDRVLSLKEKQAVAYHEVGHAFLAHILPGANEVHKITIIPRTKGALGYTMQLPEEEKYLVMQQEMEDQICVALGGRAAEEVFLKQISTGAVNDIEKATESARRMVTVYGMTKRFDMMGLESSSSAYLDGRPIKRYGEITEKSIDDEVLRIIKEQHQRAIDLIDRHQEKILIVSRYLMEKETIHRQEFLQILQEEE, via the coding sequence ATGATGGTTGGGATCAATCGCTTGGTTAGGGCTGGTACCAATAAGGAAGTATTATATAGTGAATTTAAGCAGATGGTGAAAGAAAAAAGGGTGGAAAATGTAAAAATGAACACCAGCTCTGGCCAGCTTCAATTTTATTTAAAAGAGGATGCTGTGCTCACATATTATACAATTCCTACAGAGTCGATGTCAGCTATTACAGAGTTTATTGAAGAAAATGGAATTGCAGTTTATAGTGGACTGACACAGACAGGAAACGGAGCTTTGATGCTGGTACTGCAGTATGTGGTGCCTATTTTGCTTTTTATTGTGGTTTGGCGTTTTTTAAGCAAAGGGATTACACGGAGCATGGGAGATTCCATGTCATTTGGAAAAAATAATGCAAAGATTTATGCAGAAAATGAAACCGGTACATTATTTTCAGATGTAGCAGGGGAAGAAGAAGCAAAGGAATCACTGGTCGAAATTGTAGATTTGCTTCATCATCCGGATAAATATAAAGAAATTGGGGCTAAGATGCCCAAAGGGGCTCTCTTGGTTGGCCCTCCGGGGACGGGCAAGACGCTGCTGGCAAAGGCAGTCGCCGGTGAGGCACATGTGCCGTTTTTTTCTATTTCAGGTTCTGAATTTGTACAGATGTTTGTCGGCATGGGAGCGGCGCGTGTGCGTGATCTGTTTAAGCAGGCTCAGGAAAAAGCACCCTGTATTATCTTTATTGATGAGATTGATGCGATTGGAAAGAAGAGAGATAGTGGTTTTTCAGGTAATGATGAACGAGAGCAAACGCTGAATCAGCTTTTGACAGAAATGGATGGGCTTGATTCCTCAAAAGGGGTCGTGATCTTAGGCGCAACCAATCGTCCGGAAATTCTGGACCCTGCTTTGCTAAGGCCGGGACGTTTTGACCGCACAATCCCTGTGGAAACACCGGATCTGATCGGACGAAAGCAAATTTTAAATGTGCATGCTAAAAAAGTAAAGGTTTCAGAGAATGTAGATCTGGAAGCGATCGCTAAAGTGACGCCGGGAGCTTCAGGGGCAGATTTAGCCAATATGATTAATGAAGGAGCTCTTCTGGCAGTGAGAAAAGGGCGCAGGCATATAGAGCAGTCGGATTTGGAAGAAGCTTTGGAGATTGTTCTTGCCGGAAAAATCAAAAGGGATAGAGTGCTTTCATTAAAAGAAAAACAGGCTGTTGCCTATCATGAGGTAGGACATGCGTTTTTAGCGCATATTTTGCCAGGAGCCAATGAGGTGCATAAGATTACGATTATTCCCAGAACAAAAGGGGCTTTGGGGTATACAATGCAGCTGCCCGAAGAGGAAAAATATTTAGTGATGCAGCAGGAGATGGAAGATCAGATCTGTGTTGCTTTAGGCGGCCGAGCGGCGGAGGAAGTGTTTTTAAAACAGATCTCTACGGGAGCCGTCAATGATATTGAAAAGGCAACGGAATCTGCTAGGAGAATGGTGACAGTATATGGTATGACAAAGCGGTTTGATATGATGGGGTTAGAATCTTCCTCTTCTGCATATTTAGACGGAAGACCCATCAAACGCTATGGGGAAATAACGGAGAAAAGTATTGACGATGAGGTCCTCAGAATCATTAAAGAGCAGCATCAGAGAGCCATAGACCTGATTGATCGGCATCAGGAAAAAATTTTAATTGTTTCAAGATATCTGATGGAAAAGGAAACGATTCATAGACAGGAGTTTTTGCAAATTTTGCAGGAAGAAGAATAA